A portion of the Mus pahari chromosome 17, PAHARI_EIJ_v1.1, whole genome shotgun sequence genome contains these proteins:
- the Troap gene encoding tastin: protein MTTLHTNKDPHLRGVSPHPSKIPVLSQRCPDFSSVKSLSLDQENQDPRTPAQKPPRSTPRHRPLTDTAGLRSKTLHQTEKSPRLKTTQLRNPLEELTPSSGGSNVGLVTHPQTEAIGAIEFVADPAALATILSGEGVKSCPQGYRSSLAQRVLVRERKGGTTQRGQSARSSAYLAPRIPTHQVSPARASCFSRLEGLGLQDRTLSPLRLEALNPPSGSSHSSTRPSLQELRRETRGSNRDGHCPDSRTSASQASRLLLKTPVQPASLSLRGEREAVPHSDGGGRHQLGLAQRIPLKESLTNTRSTYSSTKRFAIPRKAQFTPLRSLRRVQQAQRLSGLSPHASPEEPAPPWEQIAMKLFDQESHITLQKGPGKLSVASTSGPHPERTPSHQELRIQRINILQQLLQQEVEKLAMGNCASLNGGSAFDMTELKPPTAEISRTLTASEHNSGAALGLSKHSGATEPLLAEECEEPQACPEEVTKAAQPCSTTELKLPAPHRAEPELPEPCLPALSGPPLPSCRGQAEPPGACPRTEPGASVACALEARTPESSLQACCNQGPPATTSLTFSSQSPVCASPPIHSLYPLRCPTGHSGPSSLILRTLALRQRLSAFLTTIHGFHEVLLDDECAFYTSRAPPPGPTRVCTNPVATTLEWQDALRFIPVGPVVPQDSPS, encoded by the exons ATGACTACCCTCCATACCAATAAAGATCCCCACCTCCGAGGTGTATCTCCCCACCCTAGCAAGATTCCAGTACTCTCCCAAAGATGCCCAGATTTTTCCTCAGTCAAGTCGCTCTCTCTGGACCAGGAGAACCAAGATCCGAGG ACACCAGCACAGAAGCCACCGCGCAGTACTCCACGTCACCGTCCACTCACTGACACAGCAGGCCTCAGATCGAAAACCTTGCACCAGACTGAAAAATCACCAAGACTGAAGACCACTCAGCTGCGGAACCCTCTGGAGGAACTCACACCTAGCTCTGGGGGGTCAAATGTGGGGCTTGTGACCCATCCCCAGACAG AGGCCATAGGGGCTATAGAGTTTGTGGCTGACCCTGCAGCCCTGGCCACCATCTTGTCAGGTGAGGGAGTAAAGAGCTGTCCCCAGGGATACCGGTCCAGTCTGGCTCAGAGAGTGCTAGTCCGTGAGAGAAAGGGAGGCACCACCCAGAGGGGCCAG AGTGCACGGTCTTCTGCATACCTGGCTCCCAGAATCCCCACCCATCAAGTGAGTCCTGCCAGGGCTTCCTGCTTCTCAAGACTGGAGGGCCTGGGGCTCCAAGACCGAACTTTGTCCCCACTGAGGTTAGAGGCTCTG AATCCACCTTCAGGCTCCTCTCACTCCTCCACTCGACCCAGTTTACAGGAGCTAAGAAGAGAGACCCGTGGCAGCAACAG GGATGGGCACTGTCCTGACAGCAGGACCTCAGCAAGCCAGGCCTCAAGGCTGCTCCTGAAGACCCCGGTTCAGCCTG cttccTTATCCCTCAGAGGAGAACGTGAGGCTGTCCCTCACTCCGACGGAGGAGGAAGACATCAACTGGGTTTGGCTCAACGGATACCATTAAAAGAAAGTCTGACAAACACCAGG AGCACATATTCATCCACGAAACGCTTTGCTATTCCACGGAAAGCCCAGTTCACACCCCTCCGATCGCTACGTAGAGTTCAGCAG GCCCAGCGGCTGAGTGGCCTCTCCCCTCACGCCTCCCCTGAAGAGCCTGCCCCGCCCTGG GAGCAGATTGCTATGAAGTTGTTTGACCAGGAGAGTCACATCACCTTGCAGAAGGGACCCGGGAAACTATCTGTGGCAAGCACTTCTGGGCCTCACCCCGAGAGAACCCCCAGCCACCAGGAGCTAAGGATACAG CGCATCAATATTTTGCAGCAGCTCTTGCAGCAGGAGGTAGAGAAGCTGGCCATGGGCAACTGTGCCTCTCTGAATGGAGGCTCTGCTTTCGATATGACTGAACTAAAGCCCCCGACAGCTGAAATTTCTAGAACTCTGACTGCTTCAGAGCACAATTCTGGAGCTGCCCTTGGACTGTCAAAACACTCTGGTGCTACAGAGCCCCTCCTTGCGGAAGAGTGTGAGGAGCCACAGGCCTGCCCTGAGGAGGTGACTAAGGCGGCTCAGCCCTGTTCTACCACAGAACTAAAGCTCCCAGCTCCACACAGAGCTGAGCCAGAGCTTCCGGAGCCGTGCCTTCCAGCACTGTCTGGACCCCCTCTGCCTAGCTGTCGGGGACAGGCTGAGCCCCCCGGGGCCTGCCCTAGGACAGAGCCGGGAGCATCGGTAGCCTGTGCTCTGGAAGCTAGAACCCCAGAGTCCAGCCTGCAGGCCTGTTGCAATCAGGGGCCTCCAGCAACCACCAGCTTGACCTTCTCGTCTCAAAGCCCAGTCTGTGCCAGCCCCCCTATTCACTCACTCTACCCTTTGAGATGCCCAACAGGCCATTCAG GCCCCAGCAGCTTGATCCTTCGGACCCTGGCTCTGAGGCAGCGCCTCAGCGCGTTTCTCACCACCATCCATGGCTTCCACGAGGTTCTCCTGGATGATGAATGCGCCTTCTACACCAGCCGAGCCCCACCTCCCGGGCCCACCCGGGTCTGCACCAACCCCGTGGCCACGACGCTTGAATGGCAAGATGCCCTG cgGTTCATTCCAGTTGGCCCTGTGGTCCCACAGGACTCTCCATCGTGA